The following nucleotide sequence is from Burkholderia gladioli.
CCAGCACCGCCGGCAGCCAGCCAGACAGCGGCACGCTCGACATCGGATGCAGGTCGATCGTCAGCGGCGAGCCGTCGGACAGCTTCAGGTGCACCTGCAGATGCTCGGCGTCGCCGGGAATCGCGTTGGCCGTCACCGGGTAGGCGCGGCCGATGCCGTCGGTGATCGAGCGTTCGACGCGGGCCGACAGCTCCGCGTCGACCGGCCCGCCCGGCAGCCCCGGCCCCAGCTCGAAGCGGTAGCTGCGACGCGCCAGCTTGGGCAGCCAGGCCTCGCGCTCGTTCGGCGGCAGGTGGTCGAGCAGCGCGACGGAGGCCACCACCTCGCGCTCGATGTAGCCCATCATCAGCGTGGTGGTGGCCTGGTCGCGCTCGGTCAGCGTCAGCCAGAACGACAGCATCTGCGCGGCCGCCAGGCCCACGCACAGGATCAAGGCCAGGCGCGCGAACAGCGAGCGCGGCCAGTGCGCGAGAGACTTGTCGCTCATGTGGGCTCGTCGATCACGGTAACCGCCGCCGAGAACACATAGCCCTCGCTGCGCAGCGTCTTGATGTAGCGCGGCTCGCGCGCGGTGTCGCGCAGCCGCTGGCGCAGCCGGCTGACCAGCAGGTCGATCGAGCGGTCGAACGGATCGGCCTGGCGCCCTTGCGTCAGGTTCAGCAACTGGTCGCGCGTCAGCACGCGCTGCGGATGGTCGACGAACACGCGCAGCAGCCGGTATTCGGCGCCGCTCAGCGCGACCATGGTGCCGTCCTCGTCGAGCAGGTGGCGCCCGGTGGTATCGAGCCGCCAGTCGCCGAAGGCCAGCCATTGCGCGGCCTCGGTCACCTGCATGCCGGGCGGCAGCATGCGCGCGCGGCGCAGCACGGCGCGGATCCGCGCATACAGCTCGCGTACCGCGAAGGGCTTGGTCAGGTAGTCGTCGGCGCCCATCTCCAGGCCGACGATGCGATCGGTTTCCTCGTCGCGCGCGGTCAGCATCACCACCGGCACCGAGCGGAACTTGCCGGCGCGCAGCTCGCGGCACAGCACCAGGCCGTCGTCGCCGGGCATCATCACGTCGAGCACGATCAGGTCCGGCGCGCCGTATTCCAGCGTGGCGCGCATCTCGCGGCCATTGGCGGCCAACGAGAC
It contains:
- a CDS encoding response regulator encodes the protein MNSERPDHVLIVDDDRGIRELVGQYLEKNGIRVSLAANGREMRATLEYGAPDLIVLDVMMPGDDGLVLCRELRAGKFRSVPVVMLTARDEETDRIVGLEMGADDYLTKPFAVRELYARIRAVLRRARMLPPGMQVTEAAQWLAFGDWRLDTTGRHLLDEDGTMVALSGAEYRLLRVFVDHPQRVLTRDQLLNLTQGRQADPFDRSIDLLVSRLRQRLRDTAREPRYIKTLRSEGYVFSAAVTVIDEPT